Proteins encoded within one genomic window of Pseudomonas cannabina:
- the ubiD gene encoding 4-hydroxy-3-polyprenylbenzoate decarboxylase, whose protein sequence is MKFKDLRDFVQQLEQRGELKRIQMPISPVLEMTEICDRTLRAKGPALLFEKPVGFDIPVLGNLFGTPERVAMGMGAEAVSELREIGKLLAFLKEPEPPKGLKDAWSKLPIFRKVIAMAPKVVKDAPCQEIVIEGDDVDLGMLPVQTCWPGDVAPLITWGLTVTKGPNKERQNLGIYRQQVIGRNKIIMRWLSHRGGALDFRDWCAKHPGEPYPVAVALGADPATILGAVTPVPDSLSEYAFAGLLRGSRTELIKCRGSNLQVPASAEIVLEGVIHPGEMANEGPYGDHTGYYNEVDSFPVLTVERITHRIKPIYHSTYTGRPPDEPAILGVALNEVFVPILQKQFPEIVDFYLPPEGCSYRMAVVTIKKQYPGHAKRVMLGVWSFLRQFMYTKFVIVTDDDINARDWNDVIWAITTRMDPKRDTVMIDNTPIDYLDFASPVSGLGSKMGLDATNKWPGETAREWGRAIVKDEATTRRVDEIWTQLGID, encoded by the coding sequence ATGAAATTCAAAGATCTAAGGGATTTCGTGCAGCAGCTTGAGCAGCGCGGCGAGTTGAAGCGCATTCAGATGCCGATCTCGCCTGTGCTGGAAATGACTGAAATCTGTGACCGGACTTTACGTGCCAAAGGCCCGGCCCTGCTGTTCGAAAAACCGGTCGGTTTTGATATTCCGGTGCTGGGTAACCTGTTCGGTACGCCCGAGCGCGTGGCCATGGGCATGGGCGCCGAAGCGGTCAGCGAGTTGCGCGAGATCGGCAAATTGCTGGCCTTCCTCAAGGAGCCCGAGCCGCCCAAGGGCCTGAAAGACGCCTGGTCGAAACTGCCGATCTTCCGCAAGGTCATCGCCATGGCGCCCAAGGTGGTCAAGGACGCGCCCTGTCAGGAGATCGTCATCGAGGGTGATGACGTCGACCTCGGCATGCTGCCCGTGCAGACCTGCTGGCCGGGCGATGTGGCGCCGCTGATCACCTGGGGCCTGACCGTGACCAAAGGCCCGAACAAAGAGCGCCAGAACCTCGGCATCTATCGCCAGCAGGTGATCGGCCGCAACAAAATCATCATGCGCTGGCTCAGCCATCGCGGTGGCGCGCTGGACTTTCGCGACTGGTGTGCCAAGCATCCCGGCGAGCCTTACCCGGTGGCCGTTGCGCTGGGCGCTGACCCGGCGACCATCCTGGGTGCCGTGACGCCGGTCCCGGACAGCCTCTCCGAATACGCCTTCGCCGGGCTGCTGCGGGGTTCGCGCACCGAACTGATCAAGTGCCGTGGCAGCAACCTGCAAGTGCCGGCCAGCGCCGAAATCGTGCTCGAGGGCGTGATTCATCCGGGCGAGATGGCCAACGAAGGCCCTTACGGCGACCACACCGGTTATTACAACGAAGTCGACAGCTTTCCGGTGCTGACCGTCGAACGCATCACCCATCGCATCAAACCGATCTACCACAGTACCTACACCGGTCGTCCGCCGGATGAACCGGCGATTCTGGGCGTCGCGCTGAACGAAGTGTTCGTGCCGATCCTGCAAAAGCAGTTCCCGGAAATCGTCGATTTCTACCTGCCGCCCGAAGGCTGTTCGTATCGCATGGCGGTGGTGACCATCAAGAAACAGTATCCCGGTCATGCCAAGCGCGTGATGCTGGGTGTCTGGTCGTTCCTGCGACAGTTCATGTACACCAAGTTCGTGATCGTTACCGATGACGACATCAATGCGCGTGACTGGAACGATGTGATCTGGGCCATCACCACACGCATGGACCCCAAACGCGACACGGTGATGATCGACAACACGCCCATCGATTACCTCGATTTTGCCTCTCCGGTGTCTGGATTGGGATCAAAAATGGGCCTGGATGCCACTAACAAATGGCCAGGCGAGACCGCGCGTGAATGGGGCAGGGCGATCGTCAAGGACGAAGCCACGACCCGTCGTGTGGACGAGATCTGGACTCAGTTGGGAATAGATTGA